A region from the Streptomyces tsukubensis genome encodes:
- a CDS encoding SurA N-terminal domain-containing protein, with amino-acid sequence MHRRRRTAISVSAVLLAAAPLLTACGSEAHPGAAAVIGGQRVEVSTLQAQVADVRAAQAKAPEGQQMIADTGQLGRAKLFDLIVDRVVKKAADDAGITVTRKELQQAQAAYTAQAGGEQALAATFLQQRGVAPDQVDGVVEREVLIGKLAESIGAANTPDGQQKLNAVFTAAAKSLDIDVNPRYGTWDNQKLVLGDYKAPWITQLTKQPAPANEVPTA; translated from the coding sequence TTGCACCGCCGTCGTCGCACCGCGATCTCCGTCTCCGCCGTACTGCTCGCCGCCGCACCCCTTCTCACCGCCTGCGGCAGCGAGGCCCACCCGGGCGCCGCCGCCGTCATCGGCGGCCAGCGGGTCGAGGTGTCCACGCTCCAGGCCCAGGTCGCGGACGTCCGCGCCGCCCAGGCGAAGGCCCCCGAGGGGCAGCAGATGATCGCGGACACCGGACAGCTCGGCCGGGCCAAGCTCTTCGACCTGATCGTCGACCGGGTCGTGAAGAAGGCCGCCGACGACGCGGGCATCACCGTCACCCGCAAGGAGCTCCAGCAGGCCCAGGCCGCCTACACCGCGCAGGCGGGCGGCGAGCAGGCCCTCGCCGCGACCTTCCTCCAGCAGCGCGGGGTCGCCCCCGACCAGGTCGACGGGGTCGTCGAACGCGAAGTGCTGATCGGGAAACTGGCCGAGTCCATCGGCGCCGCCAACACCCCGGACGGGCAGCAGAAGCTCAACGCGGTCTTCACCGCCGCCGCGAAGTCCCTCGACATCGACGTGAACCCCCGCTACGGGACCTGGGACAACCAGAAGCTGGTCCTCGGCGACTACAAGGCGCCGTGGATCACCCAGCTCACCAAGCAGCCGGCGCCGGCCAACGAGGTGCCGACCGCCTGA
- a CDS encoding transglycosylase family protein — protein sequence MLFSSKGKHRRPSKAARFAAFAGITTVAVAAPIMGATSASAATAAEWDKVAQCESGGNWSINTGNGYYGGVQFSSSTWAAFGGTKYAPNAHLATKAQQIEIAEKTLAGQGKGAWPKCGVGLSNTPYGGAAAEQAPAQPKQEQPKQQAQPAQPKQERAEVPTTRSERAQAPAPAKSAAPAKGFEKGDGEYEVKSGDTLSKIAEAEQVEGGWQKLFELNKDTVDDADVIFPGQQLHLG from the coding sequence ATGCTGTTTTCCAGCAAGGGCAAGCACCGCCGCCCGTCCAAGGCCGCCCGCTTCGCCGCCTTCGCAGGCATCACCACCGTCGCCGTCGCCGCCCCGATCATGGGCGCCACCTCGGCCTCCGCCGCCACCGCCGCCGAGTGGGACAAGGTCGCCCAGTGCGAGTCCGGCGGCAACTGGTCCATCAACACGGGCAACGGCTACTACGGCGGCGTCCAGTTCTCCAGCTCCACCTGGGCCGCCTTCGGTGGCACCAAGTACGCCCCCAATGCGCACCTCGCCACCAAGGCGCAGCAGATCGAAATCGCCGAGAAGACCCTGGCGGGCCAGGGCAAGGGCGCCTGGCCGAAGTGCGGTGTCGGCCTCTCGAACACCCCGTACGGCGGTGCCGCCGCCGAGCAGGCCCCGGCCCAGCCCAAGCAGGAGCAGCCGAAGCAGCAGGCCCAGCCCGCCCAGCCGAAGCAGGAGCGCGCCGAGGTTCCGACCACCCGCTCCGAGCGCGCCCAGGCCCCGGCTCCGGCGAAGTCCGCGGCTCCGGCCAAGGGCTTCGAGAAGGGCGACGGCGAGTACGAGGTCAAGTCCGGCGACACGCTCAGCAAGATCGCCGAGGCCGAGCAGGTCGAGGGCGGCTGGCAGAAGCTGTTCGAGCTGAACAAGGACACCGTCGACGACGCCGACGTCATCTTCCCGGGCCAGCAGCTCCACCTCGGCTGA
- a CDS encoding cytochrome P450 family protein: MSSNPHETGGPGPAPELFTWEFATDPYPAYAWLRQHAPVHRTTLPSGVDAWLVTRYADARQALADARLSKNPVHHDEPAHARGKTGIPGERSAGLMTHLLNIDPPDHTRLRRLVAKAFTPRRVAAFEPRVQELTDRLIDGFAARGSADLIHEFAFPLPIYAICDLLGVPPEDQDDLRDWAGMMIRHGGGPRGGVARAVKRIRGYLAELIHRKRENLGDEDTDDLISGLIRASDHGEHLTENEVVAMCFVLLFAGFETTINLVGNGLYALMCHPVQHARLQESLAAGETSLLVTAVEELLRYDGPVEMATWRYATEALTIGGQEVAAGDPVLVVLAAADRDPERFGRPDVLDLARRDNQHLGYGHGIHYCLGAPLARLEGQTAIATLLRRLPDLRLAVDHHDLRWRGGLIMRGLRTLPVEFTPAEIDGPSYS; encoded by the coding sequence GTGAGCAGCAACCCCCATGAAACCGGCGGGCCGGGGCCCGCTCCCGAACTCTTCACCTGGGAGTTCGCCACCGACCCCTACCCCGCCTACGCCTGGCTCCGCCAACACGCGCCCGTGCACCGGACCACCCTCCCCAGCGGCGTCGACGCCTGGCTGGTGACCCGGTACGCCGATGCCCGGCAGGCACTCGCCGACGCCCGGCTGTCGAAGAACCCCGTGCACCACGACGAACCCGCGCACGCCCGCGGCAAGACCGGCATCCCGGGCGAGCGCAGCGCCGGGCTGATGACGCATCTGCTGAACATCGACCCGCCCGACCACACCCGGCTCCGCCGCCTCGTGGCGAAGGCGTTCACACCGCGCCGGGTCGCGGCGTTCGAGCCGCGGGTGCAGGAGCTGACCGACCGGCTGATCGACGGGTTCGCGGCGCGGGGGAGCGCGGACCTGATCCACGAGTTCGCGTTCCCGCTCCCCATCTACGCGATCTGCGATCTGCTGGGCGTGCCCCCGGAGGACCAGGACGATCTGCGGGACTGGGCGGGCATGATGATCCGTCACGGCGGGGGACCGCGCGGCGGCGTGGCCCGGGCGGTGAAGCGGATCCGGGGCTATCTCGCCGAGCTGATCCACCGCAAGCGGGAGAACCTCGGCGACGAGGACACGGACGATCTGATCTCCGGTCTGATCCGGGCCAGCGACCACGGCGAGCACCTCACCGAGAACGAGGTCGTCGCCATGTGCTTCGTCCTCCTGTTCGCGGGCTTCGAAACGACCATCAACCTGGTGGGGAACGGGCTCTATGCCCTGATGTGCCATCCGGTGCAGCACGCCCGGCTCCAGGAGTCGCTCGCCGCGGGGGAGACCTCGCTGCTGGTGACGGCCGTGGAGGAGCTGCTGCGCTACGACGGCCCGGTGGAGATGGCGACCTGGCGGTACGCCACCGAAGCGCTGACCATCGGCGGTCAGGAGGTGGCCGCGGGCGATCCGGTGCTCGTGGTGCTGGCGGCGGCCGACCGGGACCCGGAGCGGTTCGGCCGGCCGGACGTTCTGGACCTTGCGCGGCGTGACAATCAGCACCTCGGCTACGGGCACGGCATCCACTACTGCCTGGGTGCGCCGCTCGCCCGGCTGGAGGGACAGACCGCGATCGCCACCCTGTTGCGCCGCCTTCCCGACCTGCGACTGGCGGTGGATCATCACGATTTGCGCTGGCGCGGCGGCCTGATCATGCGTGGACTGCGCACCCTTCCGGTGGAGTTCACGCCCGCTGAAATTGACGGCCCGTCATATTCGTGA
- a CDS encoding SAM-dependent methyltransferase: MTPVAPKLAALAESLLDAPFPLRIRAWDGSESGPPGGPVLVVRHRRALRRLLWRPGELGLARAWVAGDLDIEGDLYTALDRLAGVVWDVTPADGAAPRPGGLRQLRDPRVRSAVRELFLTGGLLPPPPPPPEEDRHRRGRSHTRRRDSRAVHHHYDVGNDFYELVLGPSMVYSCAYWGDGVTTLEEAQHAKLDLVAGKLGLREGDRLLDVGSGWGSMAIHAAREYGAYVTGVTLSREQAAYARKRIAEAGLTDRVEIRVQDYRDVTDGPYDAISSIGMAEHVGAVRYGEYAARLHTLLKPGGRLLNHQIARRPEADESAYHVDEFIDRYVFPDGELSPLGSTVTALESAGFEVRDVESIREHYALTLRRWVARLEDGGKQAVRLTSPGRARVWRLYMAASALSFERNRIGVNQVLAVRTPADGASGLPLRTRTWN, translated from the coding sequence ATGACCCCGGTCGCGCCGAAGCTGGCCGCCCTCGCCGAATCCCTGCTGGACGCCCCGTTCCCCCTGCGGATCCGGGCCTGGGACGGTTCGGAGTCCGGGCCGCCCGGCGGGCCGGTCCTCGTCGTACGGCATCGCCGGGCGCTGCGGCGGCTGCTCTGGCGGCCGGGCGAGCTGGGCCTCGCCCGCGCCTGGGTCGCGGGAGACCTCGATATCGAGGGCGACCTCTACACGGCGCTGGACCGGCTCGCCGGGGTGGTGTGGGACGTGACCCCGGCCGACGGCGCCGCTCCCCGGCCCGGCGGACTGCGGCAGCTCCGCGACCCCCGGGTCCGGTCCGCCGTGCGGGAGCTGTTCCTCACCGGCGGGCTCCTCCCGCCCCCGCCGCCGCCCCCGGAGGAGGACCGCCACCGGCGCGGCCGCTCGCACACCCGGCGCCGCGACAGCCGGGCCGTCCACCACCACTACGACGTCGGGAACGACTTCTACGAGCTGGTCCTCGGACCGTCCATGGTCTACTCGTGCGCCTACTGGGGCGACGGCGTCACCACCCTGGAGGAGGCCCAGCACGCCAAGCTCGACCTGGTCGCCGGGAAGCTCGGACTGCGGGAGGGCGACCGGCTGCTGGACGTCGGCTCCGGCTGGGGTTCGATGGCGATCCACGCGGCCCGGGAGTACGGGGCGTACGTCACGGGCGTCACGCTCTCCCGGGAACAGGCCGCCTACGCCCGTAAACGGATCGCGGAGGCCGGACTGACGGACCGGGTGGAGATCAGGGTCCAGGACTACCGGGACGTCACGGACGGGCCGTACGACGCGATCTCGTCCATCGGGATGGCGGAGCACGTCGGCGCGGTCCGCTACGGCGAGTACGCCGCCCGGCTGCACACGCTGCTGAAGCCCGGCGGACGGCTGCTGAACCACCAGATTGCCCGCCGCCCCGAGGCCGACGAATCGGCCTATCACGTGGACGAGTTCATCGACCGCTACGTCTTCCCCGACGGCGAGCTGTCGCCGCTGGGGTCCACGGTGACGGCCCTGGAGTCCGCCGGGTTCGAGGTGCGGGACGTGGAGTCGATCCGGGAGCACTACGCCCTGACGCTGCGCCGCTGGGTGGCGCGGCTGGAGGACGGCGGGAAGCAGGCGGTACGGCTCACCTCGCCCGGCCGGGCCCGGGTCTGGCGGCTCTATATGGCCGCGTCCGCGCTCTCCTTCGAACGGAACCGGATCGGGGTGAACCAGGTCCTCGCGGTCCGGACCCCGGCCGACGGCGCCTCGGGCCTGCCGCTGAGGACCCGTACCTGGAACTGA
- a CDS encoding FtsB family cell division protein codes for MARKSAGSGGDRFSTATRLRLLGEQTAARVYRSQNKRQARRSRLTGRAAFLALIVCSLVVALAYPMRQYVSQRGEIAEQQERRKDAEEQVERLRDEKARLQDDRYIRKLAREHLHYVEPGETGYTMIDPEAAEKRRTDQGSADRPWYSNVWEGVDTADRE; via the coding sequence ATGGCCCGGAAGAGTGCCGGATCCGGCGGCGACCGGTTCTCCACGGCGACCCGGCTGCGTCTGCTCGGCGAGCAGACCGCCGCCCGGGTCTACCGCTCCCAGAACAAGCGCCAGGCCCGCCGCTCCCGGCTCACCGGCCGCGCCGCCTTCCTCGCCCTGATCGTCTGCTCCCTCGTCGTCGCCCTCGCCTACCCGATGCGGCAGTACGTCTCCCAGCGCGGTGAGATCGCCGAACAGCAGGAGCGGCGGAAGGACGCGGAGGAGCAGGTCGAGAGGTTGCGCGACGAGAAGGCCCGGCTCCAGGACGACCGGTACATCCGCAAGCTGGCCCGGGAGCATCTGCACTACGTGGAGCCCGGCGAGACCGGCTATACGATGATCGACCCCGAGGCGGCCGAGAAGCGCCGCACCGACCAGGGCTCGGCCGACCGGCCCTGGTACTCGAACGTCTGGGAGGGCGTCGACACCGCGGACCGCGAGTAG
- a CDS encoding LysM peptidoglycan-binding domain-containing protein: MLSGNGRHRRPRQAPALVVAAGVTGSAIAIPLLGATSASAADSATWDRVAECESAGQWTVNNLNGYYGGLQLSQETWNTYGGREYADRPDLASRSQQIAVAEKVLAAEGPKAWPSCGIASGLGGAAGTATGPGGADPVPSGPAAGRPADKAKAGDLPAEPRKAGEKAPDAAASPSPSAGKAEKKETAAKPAEGVGKHRGAPAAEETAKETPSGATGTGTPEGTGTPPAETADPSRASGPDRTSRSETDARSDALNQGDQGGTGTPAKTDTTDGTGEAGQPSGTYTVRSGDNLWSIAEEKKVPGGWPALYEANQELVGADPDLILPGQSLDLQAK, from the coding sequence ATGCTCTCCGGGAATGGTCGACATCGCCGTCCTCGCCAGGCCCCGGCCCTGGTCGTCGCAGCGGGGGTGACGGGGTCCGCGATTGCGATCCCGCTCCTCGGCGCCACCTCGGCGTCCGCCGCCGACTCCGCAACCTGGGACCGTGTCGCGGAGTGCGAGAGCGCCGGGCAGTGGACCGTGAACAACCTCAACGGCTACTACGGCGGGCTCCAGCTCTCCCAGGAGACCTGGAACACCTACGGCGGCCGGGAGTACGCCGACCGGCCGGATCTGGCCAGCCGCTCCCAGCAGATAGCCGTGGCGGAGAAGGTGCTCGCCGCGGAGGGGCCCAAGGCGTGGCCGTCCTGCGGGATCGCGTCGGGCCTCGGCGGTGCCGCGGGCACCGCGACCGGCCCGGGCGGCGCCGATCCGGTGCCCAGCGGTCCGGCCGCCGGACGCCCGGCGGACAAGGCGAAGGCGGGCGACCTCCCGGCGGAGCCGCGCAAGGCGGGGGAGAAGGCGCCGGACGCCGCCGCGTCCCCTTCCCCCTCCGCCGGAAAGGCGGAGAAGAAGGAGACGGCGGCCAAGCCCGCCGAGGGCGTCGGCAAGCACCGCGGCGCACCCGCCGCGGAGGAGACCGCCAAGGAGACCCCCTCGGGCGCGACCGGCACCGGCACCCCCGAGGGCACCGGCACCCCGCCCGCCGAAACCGCCGACCCGTCCCGCGCCTCCGGCCCCGACCGGACCTCCCGGTCCGAGACCGATGCCCGTTCCGATGCCCTGAACCAGGGCGATCAGGGCGGTACGGGCACTCCGGCCAAGACCGACACCACGGACGGTACGGGCGAAGCCGGGCAGCCCTCCGGTACGTACACGGTCCGCTCCGGCGACAACCTCTGGTCCATCGCGGAAGAGAAGAAGGTCCCCGGGGGCTGGCCGGCGCTCTATGAGGCCAACCAGGAGCTGGTCGGAGCTGATCCCGATCTGATCCTCCCTGGCCAGAGCCTTGATCTCCAGGCGAAGTAG
- a CDS encoding nucleoside triphosphate pyrophosphohydrolase, whose product MTTTNTSAGRIVLLTTSHRVAPGLLSWPAWRALHEAGRVLCADPGHPQLPYLRDAGVDVDIADPGARELVELCAGGTTAVVLVSGEGDRALTDGLARLAGSGRGGMPDLELLPGSYDLPGARLLDLVQIMDRIRDVCPWSSVPTHQDLARYAIEEAYELVEAIEHGDRDELREELGDVLLQVVFHARIAEEDPAEPFSVDDVAATIVEKLIHRHPHVFGDEEAATPEDVRRIWLRTKAEEKARDSVTDGIPLGQPGLALAAKLASRVRTAGLDVPLPAGEGVGYELLALAVAAEAEGADPEAALRAAARAYHAAIRTKEHAAP is encoded by the coding sequence GTGACCACCACGAATACCTCCGCCGGGCGCATCGTCCTCCTCACCACGAGCCACCGGGTCGCCCCCGGACTGCTGTCCTGGCCCGCGTGGCGCGCCCTGCACGAGGCGGGCCGGGTGCTCTGCGCCGACCCCGGCCACCCCCAGCTGCCGTATCTGCGCGACGCCGGGGTGGACGTGGACATCGCGGACCCCGGAGCGCGGGAACTGGTGGAGCTGTGCGCCGGGGGGACGACCGCCGTCGTCCTCGTCTCCGGCGAGGGGGACCGGGCCCTGACCGACGGCCTCGCCCGGCTCGCCGGATCCGGCCGCGGCGGAATGCCCGATCTGGAGCTGCTCCCCGGCTCGTACGATCTGCCCGGCGCCCGGCTCCTCGACCTGGTCCAGATCATGGACCGGATCCGCGACGTATGCCCGTGGTCGTCCGTACCGACCCATCAGGACCTCGCCCGGTACGCCATCGAGGAGGCGTACGAACTGGTCGAGGCGATCGAACACGGCGACCGCGACGAGCTGCGGGAAGAACTGGGCGACGTGCTGCTCCAGGTCGTCTTCCACGCGCGGATCGCCGAGGAGGACCCGGCGGAGCCGTTCTCCGTCGACGACGTCGCCGCGACGATCGTGGAGAAGCTGATCCACCGGCATCCCCACGTCTTCGGTGACGAGGAGGCGGCGACGCCGGAGGACGTACGGCGGATCTGGCTGCGCACCAAGGCGGAGGAGAAGGCGCGGGACTCGGTCACCGACGGCATCCCGCTGGGGCAGCCGGGCCTTGCGCTGGCGGCGAAGCTGGCGTCCCGTGTCCGTACCGCCGGACTCGACGTGCCGCTGCCGGCGGGGGAGGGCGTCGGGTACGAGCTGCTGGCGCTGGCGGTCGCGGCGGAGGCGGAGGGGGCGGACCCGGAGGCGGCGCTGCGGGCGGCGGCCCGCGCGTACCACGCGGCGATCCGCACCAAGGAGCACGCTGCCCCGTAG
- the eno gene encoding phosphopyruvate hydratase, which yields MLVPSIDVVVAREILDSRGNPTVEVEVGLDDGSTGRAAVPSGASTGAFEALELRDGDPNRYLGKGVEKAVLAVIEQIGPELVGYDATEQRLIDQAMFDLDATPDKSSLGANAILGVSLAVAHAASEASDLPLFRYLGGPNAHLLPVPMMNILNGGSHADSNVDIQEFMIAPIGAESFSEALRWGTEVYHTLKKVLKGRGLSTGLGDEGGFAPNLDSNRAALDLILEAIKEAGYTPGQDIALALDVAASEFYKDGAYHFEGKSLSAAELTSYYEELVAAYPLVSIEDPLFEDDWEGWKALTEKLGSKVQIVGDDLFVTNPERLGRGIEEGSANALLVKVNQIGSLTETLDAVELAQRNGFKCMMSHRSGETEDVTIADLAVATNCGQIKTGAPARSERVAKYNQLLRIEEILDDAAVYAGRSAFPRFKG from the coding sequence ATGCTCGTGCCGTCCATCGACGTCGTCGTAGCCCGGGAAATCCTCGACTCCCGGGGGAACCCCACGGTCGAGGTCGAGGTCGGCCTCGACGACGGGAGCACCGGCCGCGCCGCCGTGCCCTCCGGTGCCTCCACCGGCGCCTTCGAGGCCCTGGAGCTCCGCGACGGGGACCCGAACCGCTACCTCGGCAAGGGCGTGGAGAAGGCCGTCCTCGCCGTCATCGAGCAGATCGGCCCGGAGCTCGTCGGCTACGACGCCACCGAGCAGCGCCTGATCGACCAGGCGATGTTCGACCTGGACGCCACCCCCGACAAGTCGTCGCTGGGCGCCAACGCCATCCTCGGTGTCTCCCTCGCCGTGGCGCACGCCGCCTCCGAGGCCTCCGACCTGCCGCTCTTCCGCTACCTCGGCGGCCCGAACGCGCACCTGCTGCCCGTTCCGATGATGAACATCCTCAACGGCGGCTCCCACGCGGACTCCAACGTCGACATCCAGGAGTTCATGATCGCCCCGATCGGCGCGGAGTCCTTCTCCGAGGCGCTGCGCTGGGGCACCGAGGTCTACCACACCCTCAAGAAGGTGCTGAAGGGCCGCGGTCTCTCCACCGGTCTCGGCGACGAGGGCGGCTTCGCCCCGAACCTGGACTCCAACCGTGCCGCCCTGGACCTGATCCTGGAGGCCATCAAGGAGGCCGGCTACACCCCCGGCCAGGACATCGCGCTGGCGCTCGACGTCGCCGCCTCCGAGTTCTACAAGGACGGCGCCTACCACTTCGAGGGCAAGAGCCTCTCCGCCGCCGAGCTGACCTCGTACTACGAGGAGCTGGTCGCCGCCTACCCGCTGGTCTCCATCGAGGACCCGCTGTTCGAGGACGACTGGGAGGGCTGGAAGGCGCTCACCGAGAAGCTGGGCTCCAAGGTCCAGATCGTCGGCGACGACCTCTTCGTCACCAACCCGGAGCGCCTCGGCCGCGGTATCGAGGAGGGCTCCGCCAACGCCCTCCTGGTCAAGGTCAACCAGATCGGCTCCCTGACCGAGACCCTCGACGCCGTCGAGCTGGCCCAGCGCAACGGCTTCAAGTGCATGATGTCCCACCGCTCCGGCGAGACCGAGGACGTCACCATCGCCGACCTGGCGGTCGCCACCAACTGCGGTCAGATCAAGACCGGCGCCCCGGCCCGTTCCGAGCGCGTCGCCAAGTACAACCAGCTGCTGCGTATCGAGGAGATCCTCGACGACGCCGCCGTCTACGCGGGCCGCAGCGCCTTCCCCCGCTTCAAGGGCTGA
- a CDS encoding Ppx/GppA phosphatase family protein has product MTRVAAVDCGTNSIRLLVADLDPGTGVLTELDRRMTIVRLGQGVDRTGRLAPEALERTFAACREYAAVIEELGAERVRFVATSASRDAENRDEFVRGVLDILGVEPEVVTGAQEAEFSFTGATRELPGHEERLVVDIGGGSTEFVTGREHVAAARSVDIGCVRLTERHIRSDPPAEAELAAVRADVEAALDLAEETVPLRSAATLVGLAGSVTTVAAIALGLDRYDWEAIHHSRIPFETVAGITRTLAAATHDERAAIPVMHPGRVDVIVAGALVLLGIMERTGAREVVVSEHDILDGIAWSLV; this is encoded by the coding sequence ATGACCCGGGTCGCAGCCGTCGACTGCGGTACGAACTCCATCCGCCTGCTGGTCGCCGATCTCGACCCCGGGACCGGGGTGCTCACCGAACTGGACCGGCGGATGACCATCGTCCGGCTCGGCCAGGGCGTGGACCGCACCGGACGGCTGGCGCCCGAGGCGCTGGAGCGCACCTTCGCCGCCTGCCGCGAGTACGCCGCCGTCATCGAGGAGCTGGGCGCCGAGCGGGTGCGCTTCGTCGCCACCTCCGCCTCCCGCGACGCCGAGAACCGCGACGAGTTCGTCCGGGGCGTCCTGGACATCCTCGGTGTCGAGCCCGAGGTGGTGACCGGGGCGCAGGAGGCGGAGTTCTCCTTCACCGGCGCCACCCGCGAGCTGCCCGGCCACGAGGAGCGGCTGGTCGTCGACATCGGCGGCGGCTCCACCGAGTTCGTCACCGGCCGCGAGCACGTGGCGGCCGCCCGCTCGGTCGACATCGGCTGCGTACGGCTGACCGAGCGGCACATCCGCAGCGATCCGCCGGCCGAGGCCGAGCTGGCGGCGGTCCGCGCGGACGTCGAGGCCGCCCTCGACCTGGCCGAGGAGACCGTTCCGCTGCGGAGCGCGGCCACCCTGGTCGGGCTGGCCGGTTCGGTGACCACGGTCGCGGCGATCGCGCTGGGGCTCGACCGCTATGACTGGGAGGCCATCCACCACTCCCGGATCCCCTTCGAGACCGTCGCCGGGATCACCCGTACCCTCGCCGCCGCCACGCACGACGAGCGCGCGGCGATCCCGGTGATGCACCCCGGCCGGGTCGACGTCATCGTCGCGGGTGCCCTGGTCCTGCTCGGGATCATGGAGCGGACGGGGGCCCGGGAGGTCGTCGTCAGCGAGCACGACATCCTCGACGGCATCGCCTGGTCCCTCGTATAA
- a CDS encoding DUF501 domain-containing protein, translated as METPPPTTEHTAPTDADIAAFEEQLGRPPRGLRAIAHRCPCGLPDVVETAPRLPDGTPFPTLYYLTCPRAASAIGTLEANGVMKEMSERLAADPELAAAYRAAHEDYIARRDEIEELTGFPSAGGMPDRVKCLHVLVGHSLAAGPGVNPLGDEAIAMLPEWWAKGPCVTPCTPAAEPSA; from the coding sequence ATGGAAACCCCTCCTCCCACCACCGAGCACACCGCCCCCACGGACGCCGATATCGCGGCCTTCGAGGAGCAGCTCGGGCGGCCGCCGCGCGGGCTGCGCGCGATCGCCCACCGCTGCCCCTGCGGACTGCCCGATGTGGTCGAGACCGCGCCCCGGCTGCCCGACGGCACCCCCTTCCCCACGCTCTACTACCTGACCTGCCCGCGTGCCGCCTCCGCGATCGGCACGCTGGAGGCCAACGGCGTGATGAAGGAGATGAGTGAGCGGCTGGCCGCCGATCCCGAGCTGGCCGCCGCCTACCGGGCGGCCCACGAGGACTACATTGCCCGCCGCGACGAGATCGAGGAGCTGACGGGCTTCCCGAGCGCCGGCGGTATGCCCGACCGGGTGAAGTGCCTGCACGTCCTGGTCGGCCACTCCCTGGCCGCCGGGCCCGGGGTGAACCCGCTGGGCGACGAGGCCATCGCGATGCTGCCCGAGTGGTGGGCCAAGGGCCCGTGCGTGACCCCCTGCACCCCGGCCGCGGAGCCCTCCGCATGA
- a CDS encoding NAD(P)/FAD-dependent oxidoreductase, which translates to MSTTERPRILVVGGGYVGLYAARRILKKMRYGEATVTVVDPRSYMTYQPFLPEAAAGSISPRHVVVPLRRVLPKAEVLTGRVTTIDQDRKVATIAPLVGEAYELPFDYLVVALGAVSRTFPIPGLAEQGIGMKGIEEAIGLRNHVLEQLDKADSTTDEEVRRKALTFVFVGGGFAGAETIGEVEDLARDAAKYYRNVKREDMRFVLVDAADKILPEVGPKLGAYGKEHLEGRGIEIYLSTSLDSCVDGHVVLKNGLEVDSNTIVWTAGVKPNPALARYGLPLGPRGHVDTSTTLQVQGTDYIWAAGDNAQVPDVAARKAGVENAWCPPNAQHALRQAKVLGDNVISGMRGFPQKEYSHANKGAVAGLGLHKGVAMIVMGKMKIKLRGRLAWYMHRGYHGLAMPTWNRKIRVFADWTLQMFLKREVVSLGAIQSPREEFYEAAKPAPAPAATAAPEKAKAS; encoded by the coding sequence ATGAGCACCACGGAGCGTCCCAGGATCCTCGTCGTAGGCGGTGGGTACGTTGGCCTGTACGCGGCCCGGCGCATTCTGAAGAAGATGCGTTACGGCGAGGCGACCGTCACGGTCGTCGACCCCCGTTCGTACATGACGTACCAGCCCTTCCTCCCCGAAGCCGCCGCCGGCAGCATCTCGCCCCGGCACGTCGTCGTACCGCTGCGACGCGTGCTGCCGAAGGCCGAGGTGCTCACCGGTCGGGTCACCACGATCGACCAGGACCGCAAGGTCGCCACGATCGCCCCGCTCGTCGGCGAGGCCTACGAGCTGCCCTTCGACTATCTCGTCGTGGCGCTCGGCGCGGTCTCCCGTACCTTCCCGATCCCCGGCCTCGCCGAGCAGGGCATCGGCATGAAGGGCATCGAGGAGGCCATCGGCCTGCGCAACCACGTTCTGGAGCAGCTGGACAAGGCCGACTCCACCACCGACGAAGAGGTCCGCCGCAAGGCCCTGACCTTCGTCTTCGTCGGCGGCGGCTTCGCCGGTGCCGAGACCATCGGTGAGGTCGAGGACCTGGCCAGGGACGCGGCCAAGTACTACCGCAACGTCAAGCGCGAGGACATGCGCTTCGTCCTCGTCGACGCCGCCGACAAGATCCTCCCCGAGGTCGGGCCCAAGCTCGGCGCCTACGGCAAGGAGCATCTGGAGGGCCGCGGTATCGAGATCTACCTCTCGACGTCGCTGGACTCCTGCGTCGACGGCCACGTGGTGCTGAAGAACGGCCTGGAGGTCGACTCCAACACCATCGTGTGGACCGCCGGTGTGAAGCCGAACCCGGCGCTGGCCCGCTACGGCCTGCCGCTCGGCCCCCGCGGCCATGTGGACACCTCCACCACCCTCCAGGTGCAGGGCACCGACTACATCTGGGCCGCGGGCGACAACGCCCAGGTCCCGGACGTGGCCGCCCGCAAGGCCGGGGTGGAGAACGCCTGGTGCCCGCCGAACGCCCAGCACGCGCTGCGCCAGGCCAAGGTCCTCGGCGACAACGTGATCTCCGGTATGCGGGGCTTCCCGCAGAAGGAGTACAGCCACGCCAACAAGGGCGCCGTGGCCGGCCTCGGCCTCCACAAGGGCGTCGCGATGATCGTCATGGGCAAGATGAAGATCAAGCTCCGCGGCCGTCTCGCCTGGTACATGCACCGCGGCTACCACGGTCTGGCCATGCCGACCTGGAACCGGAAGATCCGGGTCTTCGCGGACTGGACGCTCCAGATGTTCCTCAAGCGCGAGGTCGTGTCGCTCGGCGCGATCCAGTCCCCGCGCGAGGAGTTCTACGAGGCCGCCAAGCCGGCGCCCGCGCCGGCCGCGACCGCGGCCCCCGAGAAGGCCAAGGCTTCCTGA